Below is a genomic region from Polyangiaceae bacterium.
AGGAGCTCGAGGAAGCGCTGCTCGAAGGAAGAGCGCACATCGCGGTGCATTCTTTCAAAGACGTTCCGGCCGAGATCGCGCCCGAATTTGCGATCGCATGCGTACCCTTGCGCGAAGATCCGCGGGATGTGCTCGTTTCGGCGAGCGGCGCAAAACTCGCGGATCTGCCGCACGCAGCCCGCGTTGGAACGTCGAGCCTTCGGCGAGCTGTGGCCTTGCGGCTCGTTCGTCCGGACTTGGTGATCGTTCCGTTGCGAGGCAACGTCGACACGCGTTTGCGGAAGCTCGAGGAAGGGCAGGCCGAGGCGATCGTGCTTGCGCGCGCAGGGCTCGTTCGCTTGGGGATCGCGCATCGAGCGACCGAAGTGCTGGAACCGGAAGTGATGCTACCGGCGATCGGGCAGGGCGCGCTTGCCGTGGAGATTCGCGCATCGGATACGGAAACGCGTGAGCTTCTGTTGCCGCTCGTGCATCGAGAGACCGAAGTTTGTGTTGCGGCAGAACGAGGCGTGATGGCATCGCTCGGGGCCGATTGTCGCACGCCGGTTGCAGCACATGCCGTGAGGCGTGGTGACGTGTTGTGGCTTCGAGCGATGGCGGCCGATGCGGATGGAAGCAACGTACGAACCGGGGAGCGACGAACTCCGTGGCCTGTCGACGTTGCCGACGCGCGGCGTGTCGGCTTGGATCTTGGGCAAGAGCTCGTGCGGGGTCAGGCGAGCTGACGGCTCGTGCGATCGATGAGTGGCTCGGTAGCGATTGTTTTGCACGCGCACTTGCCATGGGTGCGCAGTCCCGAGCATCCACGATCGCTCGAGGAGCGGTGGCTTTACGAGGCGCTTTGGGAATCGTACCTGCCGCTCGTCGACGTCTTCGAAAGGCTCGTGGACGACGGCGTTTTGGCGCCCGTGACGGTGTCGCTATCGCCACCGCTCATGGCGATGCTCGGCGACTCGCTTCTGCGCCAGCGGTTCGTCGCGCAGCTCGATCGTCTCGACGAACTTGTTGCGCGCGAATCGATCCGGACGCGTGCGCTTCCGGATGTGGCGCACGTCGTCGAGTTTTACCGCGAGCGGCTGGCTCGTACGCGCGCGACGTGGGCGCGTATCGGTGGAGACCTCGTGGGGGCTTTCGTGCGTCTCGAGCGTGCGGGGGCGATCGAGCTTGTGACGACGTGCGCGACGCACGCCTACTTACCGGCGCTCACGCCGGCATCGGTGCGAGCGCAAATCGAGATAGGGCTGCGAGCGTTCGAGGTGTTTGCGGGGCATCGACCGCGAGGGATGTGGCTACCCGAATGCGGGTACGATCCTTCGATCTCGAACGAGATTGTCCGGGCAAACGTGCGTTACACGGTGCTCGATGCGCATGGTATCGAGCTTGCGCAGCCGCGACCTCCGGCTGCGATTTTCGAGCCCATCGTTGCGCCTTTTGGTGTGGCGTTTTTCGGTCGCGATCCGTGGGCATCGCGTGACGTGTGGTCGCGTGAGGTGGGTTATCCCGGCCATCCCGATTATCGCGACTTTTACCGTGATATCGGCTTCGACTTGCCCGAATCGATGCTCACCGGGGAGGTTGGTCCGGATGGAACGAGGCTCATGACGGGGTTGAAGTACCATCGGGTGACGGGGCGCGGTGTCGACAAGGAGGTTTGGAATCCCGAACGTGCGGACCAGCAAGCGCGGATCGATGCCGAGCATTTCGTGCAGGGGCGCGTTGCAGCGCTAGCGGCACGAGGTGACACGCGAGATCAAGCGATCGTGGTTGCGCCGTTCGATGCCGAGCTGTTTGGGCACTGGTGGTTCGAGGGGCCGGTCTTTCTCGAACACGTTCTGCGCACGCTCCACGCGTCGAAGGGCGAGACGGGCGTCGCTGCGATCACGCTGGGCGGCTATCTTGCGAAACAGCCGGAACTAGCGGTTGCCGAGCCTATGGCGTCGTCGTGGGGCGAGGGAGGATTTGGTGACGCTTGGCTGGGTCGATCGCTCGATGGGACAAGCCAAGCAGGCATGTCACCCGCGCACTTGATTCGACACATGCGCCATGCGGAGAGGACCGTGCGGCGAGTCGTTGCGACGCGTCGGCATGCCGACGGCGTAGTAGGTCAGGCGATTGATCAGGCGATCGTGGAGCTGTTGCTTCTCGAGTCGAGTGATTGGGGGTTCATGCTTCGACGTGGCGACATGTCGCGCTACGCGACGAGTCGCGTGCAGGCGCATGCGAGCCGCGTGGAGCGCTTGTGTAGGCTCGTCGATCGCGGATGGATCAATGCCGAAGACGAGCGATGGATCGTGCGCTTGCGTGAGCACAATCCTTTTCTTGCGCAGCTTGGTGGTGAACGTCTTCGCGACGTGTTCGACGCGACGAGTTGACGACCGCTCAGAACGTTGCGCGCAGAGCGGCTGAGGACGGGCCTACGACAAGCTCGAGGCTCGTCTTTGGTGCATCTGGTGCAGGTGTGGACGGGGGTTGATCCGCGGGCGTGTCTTTGACGGGCACGCGTTTGCCCCCGATGACCCACAGCGGAATTCCGACGCCGATTGCCGCGAGGCCTGCGACGAGCACCCCGATGCCGACGCCGAGTTGCGTTTCGTCCGCGCGCGTTTCGCAGACTTCTGGGCCAAACCCTCGGTTGCAGTAGATCGGGATCTGGTCGGATGCCGTCGTTGCGACTGCGGATCCGATGAGCACGCCGAGGATGCC
It encodes:
- a CDS encoding DUF1957 domain-containing protein, which gives rise to MSGSVAIVLHAHLPWVRSPEHPRSLEERWLYEALWESYLPLVDVFERLVDDGVLAPVTVSLSPPLMAMLGDSLLRQRFVAQLDRLDELVARESIRTRALPDVAHVVEFYRERLARTRATWARIGGDLVGAFVRLERAGAIELVTTCATHAYLPALTPASVRAQIEIGLRAFEVFAGHRPRGMWLPECGYDPSISNEIVRANVRYTVLDAHGIELAQPRPPAAIFEPIVAPFGVAFFGRDPWASRDVWSREVGYPGHPDYRDFYRDIGFDLPESMLTGEVGPDGTRLMTGLKYHRVTGRGVDKEVWNPERADQQARIDAEHFVQGRVAALAARGDTRDQAIVVAPFDAELFGHWWFEGPVFLEHVLRTLHASKGETGVAAITLGGYLAKQPELAVAEPMASSWGEGGFGDAWLGRSLDGTSQAGMSPAHLIRHMRHAERTVRRVVATRRHADGVVGQAIDQAIVELLLLESSDWGFMLRRGDMSRYATSRVQAHASRVERLCRLVDRGWINAEDERWIVRLREHNPFLAQLGGERLRDVFDATS
- the hemC gene encoding hydroxymethylbilane synthase produces the protein MTTRLILATRRSALALAQSRAFARALMQASPGLEIEELEVVTKGDRITDRPLVDVGGKGLFIKELEEALLEGRAHIAVHSFKDVPAEIAPEFAIACVPLREDPRDVLVSASGAKLADLPHAARVGTSSLRRAVALRLVRPDLVIVPLRGNVDTRLRKLEEGQAEAIVLARAGLVRLGIAHRATEVLEPEVMLPAIGQGALAVEIRASDTETRELLLPLVHRETEVCVAAERGVMASLGADCRTPVAAHAVRRGDVLWLRAMAADADGSNVRTGERRTPWPVDVADARRVGLDLGQELVRGQAS